In Musa acuminata AAA Group cultivar baxijiao chromosome BXJ2-3, Cavendish_Baxijiao_AAA, whole genome shotgun sequence, the following proteins share a genomic window:
- the LOC135607888 gene encoding pentatricopeptide repeat-containing protein At5g04780, mitochondrial-like yields the protein MVSTTPKVDLEMTYASISLATSLSSRLRSCASLSALRAGQQAHAQVLAHGLLPHVTLETDLTLMYARCSNLPLARQVFDRMRHRNMHSWNILLSAYVQASLFDDALSLPRSLLHSGLRPDHFTLPSLLKASAAIGDSFRGMTFHNWAVCLGHEENVIVRSSILDMYAKCGSLDDALYLFETMPNRDIVMWNSIISGYARVGCSAQALDLFRRSQWEVEEQDFRAIPSVLNACGREGDLRRGQEVHGRAVRCCLFDSNVAVGNSLIDMYAKCGCENDSCKVFSSMGEQKNIVTWSTLISCYGVHGERNKSLALFEEMLAQGMKPNHITFTSVLSSCSHSGLVEEGRRIFDSIRGVHEVEPSIEHYACLVDLIGRSGNVEEALEMIHRMPMEPTASVWGALLGACVVHKNVEVGEIAAFRLFDLEARNPSNYVALCGIYEAVGRLDCVAKVRVRMKELEMVKTPGCSWIDVKGRLQAFYQGDVSHPSVKHIHEMLNWLTQTMTTSTMVDLDWHL from the coding sequence ATGGTGTCCACGACGCCGAAAGTAGACCTTGAGATGACCTACGCTTCCATTAGCCTCGCAACATCTCTCTCCTCACGCTTGCGAAGCTGCGCATCCTTATCTGCGTTGCGTGCTGGCCAACAAGCCCACGCCCAAGTCCTGGCTCATGGCCTCCTTCCGCATGTCACCCTTGAGACCGACCTCACGCTCATGTACGCTCGCTGCTCCAATCTCCCTCTCGCCCGCCAGGTGTTCGATCGAATGCGCCACCGGAACATGCATTCTTGGAACATCCTCCTCTCTGCCTACGTCCAGGCCTCCCTCTTTGATGATGCACTCTCGCTTCCCCGCTCGCTCCTACACTCTGGCCTTCGCCCCGACCACTTCACGTTGCCTTCCCTTCTCAAGGCCTCCGCCGCCATCGGAGACTCCTTTCGCGGAATGACATTCCACAACTGGGCTGTATGCCTTGGGCACGAGGAGAATGTCATCGTTAGGAGCTCCATCTTGGATATGTATGCGAAATGTGGGAGCCTGGATGATGCTCTCTACTTATTTGAGACAATGCCTAATAGGGATATCGTTATGTGGAATTCTATTATTTCGGGGTATGCAAGGGTTGGGTGCTCAGCTCAAGCGTTGGACCTTTTCCGGAGGTCGCAATGGGAGGTCGAAGAGCAGGACTTCAGGGCCATTCCGAGTGTCCTGAATGCATGTGGTCGGGAAGGAGACTTAAGAAGAGGGCAGGAGGTTCATGGGCGAGCTGTTCGGTGCTGCTTATTTGATTCCAACGTTGCTGTAGGTAATTCTTTGATTGATATGTATGCTAAGTGTGGATGTGAGAATGACTCGTGCAAAGTTTTCTCAAGCATGGGCGAGCAGAAGAACATAGTGACATGGTCAACTTTGATCTCTTGCTATGGAGTTCATGGTGAAAGAAACAAGTCACTGGCACTGTTTGAAGAAATGCTAGCACAAGGGATGAAGCCGAATCATATAACGTTCACTTCAGTCCTGTCTAGCTGTAGCCACTCAGGCCTTGTTGAAGAGGGCCGGAGGATCTTCGACTCGATACGGGGAGTTCACGAGGTGGAGCCAAGCATCGAGCACTATGCATGTCTGGTTGATCTTATTGGTCGTTCAGGGAATGTCGAAGAAGCTCTGGAGATGATACACAGGATGCCGATGGAGCCGACTGCTAGTGTTTGGGGAGCACTGCTGGGTGCTTGTGTGGTGCATAAAAATGTGGAGGTTGGAGAGATTGCTGCCTTCAGGCTTTTTGATTTGGAAGCTAGGAATCCTAGCAACTATGTGGCTCTCTGTGGCATATATGAAGCAGTTGGTCGACTGGATTGTGTTGCTAAAGTGAGAGTGAGGATGAAAGAATTGGAAATGGTGAAGACACCAGGATGCAGTTGGATAGATGTGAAGGGGAGATTGCAGGCTTTCTATCAAGGGGATGTCTCTCATCCTTCAGTGAAGCATATCCATGAGATGTTGAATTGGTTAACTCAGACAATGACCACTTCAACTATGGTTGATTTGGATTGGCATTTGTGA